The following are encoded in a window of Caldicellulosiruptor danielii genomic DNA:
- a CDS encoding beta-propeller domain-containing protein, protein MLKKIFSKVLVLMLIISLSGVYSMKPKGNSKEIILPKIGSFANFKKLIDDALKRNPYMGSDYFAYDISNPLAMEAQDVKAIEEAPFSYSETNVQVSGVDEADIAKTDGEFIYIVGKNERKLKIVKAYPAQDMKLTSTISFEESFYPKEFYVDSKYLVVICEKTEVLKKIPKDKTTSETYRVSGENRIFIPYYISSETMCIVYDISDRSNPKVIRKVTLDGRYLTSRKVGSSLHIVSLKHFPYNLYLSKNYSVQDFMPYYSDSNINDVQKVYIGFNKIGYVPDFINCSYTLVGSFGLETGSHVSVECILGGGDTVYCSKENLYVCAESFSKVILPAKTIESIRPRYYYKQKTAIYRFELSKGTASLKSAGFVEGKVLNQFSMDEYDGYFRIATTVEYPAFLERYFEPFNAVYVFDKNLKLVGKLDKIAKGERIYSARFMGKRLYLVTFKALDPFFVISLENPQKPEILGYLKIPGYSTYLHPYDQNHIIGFGKDAEDLNEKYAIPLGLKIAMFNVEDVKNPKELFKVIIGGKGTNSELLNNHKALLFDKNKNIFAFPVEVYEKGKDKFTGAYVYSIDLKKGFVLMGKISHEIDDKYKYYDKIKRLLYIEDVLYSVSDSMLKAISLGNLEEIARLRLD, encoded by the coding sequence ATGTTAAAAAAAATATTTTCAAAGGTGTTGGTTCTGATGCTTATTATTTCTTTATCAGGTGTATATAGCATGAAACCCAAAGGAAACAGTAAAGAGATCATACTGCCAAAGATAGGGTCGTTTGCTAATTTCAAAAAACTGATTGATGATGCTTTGAAGAGAAATCCTTATATGGGCTCAGATTATTTTGCATACGACATTAGCAATCCGCTGGCAATGGAAGCACAGGATGTTAAGGCTATAGAAGAAGCTCCTTTTTCATACTCTGAGACAAACGTTCAGGTAAGTGGCGTTGACGAGGCAGATATTGCCAAGACAGATGGAGAGTTTATTTACATTGTAGGTAAAAATGAAAGAAAACTTAAAATTGTAAAAGCGTATCCTGCACAGGATATGAAACTTACCAGCACAATCAGTTTTGAAGAAAGTTTTTATCCAAAAGAATTTTATGTTGACAGCAAGTATTTAGTAGTGATTTGCGAAAAAACAGAAGTGTTAAAAAAGATACCAAAAGATAAAACCACCTCAGAAACTTATAGAGTCTCAGGTGAAAATAGGATTTTTATACCATATTACATTTCAAGCGAAACTATGTGCATAGTTTATGACATTTCAGACAGGTCAAATCCAAAGGTTATAAGAAAAGTAACACTTGATGGAAGATATTTGACTTCAAGAAAAGTTGGATCAAGCTTGCACATTGTATCTTTAAAACATTTTCCATACAACTTATATCTTAGCAAAAACTATTCAGTCCAGGATTTTATGCCCTATTATTCAGATAGCAATATAAATGATGTTCAAAAAGTTTATATAGGCTTTAACAAAATAGGTTATGTCCCAGATTTTATAAATTGTAGCTACACTCTTGTCGGAAGTTTTGGTTTGGAAACAGGTTCTCATGTTTCGGTTGAGTGTATTCTTGGTGGCGGGGATACAGTATACTGTTCAAAAGAAAATCTTTACGTTTGTGCTGAGAGTTTTTCAAAAGTAATTTTGCCTGCAAAAACAATAGAATCTATCAGACCACGGTATTACTACAAGCAAAAAACGGCAATATACAGATTTGAACTGTCGAAAGGTACAGCATCTTTAAAGTCTGCAGGATTTGTTGAAGGAAAGGTGTTGAATCAGTTTTCAATGGATGAATACGACGGGTATTTTAGGATTGCCACAACGGTTGAATATCCAGCTTTCCTTGAAAGATATTTTGAGCCTTTCAATGCTGTGTATGTATTTGACAAAAACTTGAAATTAGTTGGAAAGCTTGACAAGATTGCAAAGGGTGAGCGCATCTACTCTGCAAGGTTTATGGGCAAAAGGCTCTACCTTGTCACCTTCAAAGCACTTGACCCGTTTTTTGTGATAAGTCTTGAGAACCCTCAAAAACCAGAAATTTTAGGATATTTAAAAATACCTGGTTACTCCACATATCTTCATCCATATGACCAAAATCACATAATCGGATTTGGCAAGGACGCAGAGGATTTGAATGAAAAGTATGCAATTCCTCTGGGGCTCAAAATTGCAATGTTCAATGTTGAAGATGTAAAAAATCCGAAAGAGCTTTTCAAGGTCATAATTGGAGGTAAGGGTACTAACTCTGAGCTTTTGAACAATCACAAGGCGCTTTTGTTTGATAAGAATAAAAATATTTTTGCATTCCCGGTAGAGGTCTATGAAAAAGGTAAAGATAAGTTCACAGGTGCGTATGTCTACAGCATAGATTTGAAAAAAGGCTTTGTTTTGATGGGTAAGATTTCACATGAAATTGATGATAAATATAAATACTATGATAAGATAAAAAGGCTTTTGTATATTGAAGATGTGCTCTACTCTGTTTCAGACTCTATGCTAAAAGCAATATCTCTTGGAAACTTAGAGGAGATAGCAAGGTTGAGGTTGGATTGA